The genomic stretch GGGCCGTACGAGGCGCTCGGCGCTATCTACATGGCCGACGGCGAGACGGAAAAGGCCGTGGAGGCCTACGGCTATGCCGCGGCCCTGGAGAGGAGCCCCAGGACGCTCGTTAACCTCGCCAACGCCTACCAGGCCGCCGGGGAACTCGACTCCTCCCTCACCTACTACGAAGAGGCGGAGAGTGAAGACCCGGAAAACCCCTACCTCCACTATAACATGGGCATGCTGCTGCTCGAAAAAGGGAAGGCCTCCGAGGCGGTCGGGAGGCTTAAGCGGGCGCTAACGCTCAGGGAGGACCACCCGGAGGTCCCCCTGACGCTCGCAAAGGCGCTCCTCTTAAGCGGCGACGTCCACGGCGCGCTCGAGATCTATACCGGGATAATGAAGGAAGACCCCGGCCAGACGCTGGTGTACAGGAATATGGGTATAATATACGAGATATACCTGAGGGACTACGACAAGGCCGTCGCCTACTACACGAGCTACCTATCTATGGATGGAGAGGGCGGCGAGGGGGCGAAAGAGGTGCGGGCGTGGATCGACATAG from Thermodesulfobacteriota bacterium encodes the following:
- a CDS encoding tetratricopeptide repeat protein, which translates into the protein MTITGKWRCILLLLLVVSYGCGAAQPLKPPLVKPPVPLQEGRKVESVTATAAERKEALKQFNEGLVRMNTMPEEAVKSFSLALMSMPYFPEARYNLGLTFLKLNDTENARREIFESLKSTRQIAGPYEALGAIYMADGETEKAVEAYGYAAALERSPRTLVNLANAYQAAGELDSSLTYYEEAESEDPENPYLHYNMGMLLLEKGKASEAVGRLKRALTLREDHPEVPLTLAKALLLSGDVHGALEIYTGIMKEDPGQTLVYRNMGIIYEIYLRDYDKAVAYYTSYLSMDGEGGEGAKEVRAWIDIARARAGKKR